A stretch of the Poseidonibacter parvus genome encodes the following:
- a CDS encoding efflux RND transporter permease subunit: MDFAKFSLKNKLLIYVLTIIGVAYGLIVYEQIGKLQDPEFTIKDALVITNYPGASAIEVEKEVSNRLEESIQTLPFVKKIVTKNSSEQSFIIVTMKDKYKADELKQIWDELRKKVTTTYLPPRVQTPYINDDFGDVYGIMLAIYGDEYTYEELKDYVDFLKKEFILVDGVGKVDTYGEQQRALIVEINKEKLSQLGITKNAIIQELNLKNLIPNFGKINIGTEFIRVKADGFKDIKELENIVIKGNNSQAQIFLKDIAVIKDSYQEPYSEILKYDGHKSIAIGISTSEGGNVVKMGELINEKLKQLESKKPLGIQIGTISNQASDVSLSINSFMINLVQAVAIVIVVLLIFMGLRSGLIIGSVLLVTIVITFIFMPLFDVLLERVSLGALIIALGMLVDNAIVVVDGILVRINKGMDAKEASSQVVKQTALPLLAATIVAILAFGAIGLSDDATGEFTQSLFYVVLISLLLSWVTAMTLTPILAVQFLKPSNQKKKNNEEEKEEYTSFIYKSYSALLKFAINHRFIIIIIALAMFTASIMGFKYVKQSFFPDSSRPQIIVDYFLPQGSSIETTSKYVSSLNKDILNIHGVKHISTFVGSGALRFLLTYDPEKPNSAFAQMLIDVEDYKHSDKIIKDIETLGKNRYPDMNVYGKKFILGPGGGGKVQAKIFGNDLDKLRVYEEKVYKIIEQSPYSKGTRSDWRNKVKVLKPVISYEKANLNGITKDSIANAILDTFQGRTIGIYRDGKELLPIILRSTQSERSDIKNIESIQIFSNVANKMIPLKQLITSYETVFEDDIIYKYNRTRAITIHSDPIEGKLANDLLFDVKDKIDSIDFEDGYYVQWHGQYKSSKDSQKPIIESLPLFFIIMVLIIIALFNSIKKTLVIWLAVPFALIGVVIGLLVMDLPFGFMSLLGFLSLSGMLIKNAIVLIDEITLENEINKMPLNKAIHHSGINRLRAVTMAALTTALGMIPLVSDPFFASMAVVIIFGLVVATFLTMILVPVFYAIIFKAEKL; this comes from the coding sequence ATGGATTTTGCAAAATTTAGTTTAAAAAACAAATTGTTAATTTATGTACTTACAATTATAGGTGTTGCCTATGGTTTAATTGTTTATGAGCAAATAGGTAAACTTCAAGATCCTGAATTTACTATAAAAGATGCCTTAGTAATTACAAACTATCCAGGGGCAAGTGCAATTGAAGTAGAAAAAGAAGTTTCAAATAGATTAGAAGAAAGTATTCAAACTCTTCCTTTTGTAAAAAAAATAGTTACAAAAAACTCTTCTGAACAATCTTTTATAATTGTAACTATGAAAGATAAGTATAAAGCTGATGAGTTAAAGCAAATTTGGGATGAATTAAGAAAAAAAGTTACTACAACATATCTGCCTCCAAGAGTTCAAACGCCTTATATAAATGATGATTTTGGTGATGTATATGGAATAATGCTTGCTATTTATGGGGATGAATATACTTATGAAGAATTAAAAGATTATGTAGATTTTTTGAAAAAAGAGTTTATTTTAGTTGATGGAGTTGGTAAGGTCGATACTTATGGAGAACAACAACGTGCTTTAATTGTTGAAATAAATAAAGAAAAATTATCTCAATTAGGTATAACAAAAAACGCAATTATTCAAGAATTAAATTTAAAAAACCTTATTCCTAATTTTGGGAAAATAAATATAGGAACAGAATTTATAAGAGTAAAAGCAGATGGTTTTAAAGATATAAAAGAGCTAGAAAATATTGTAATAAAAGGAAATAATAGTCAAGCTCAAATATTTTTAAAAGACATTGCAGTAATTAAAGATTCATATCAAGAGCCTTATTCAGAGATTTTAAAATATGATGGTCATAAGTCAATTGCTATTGGTATTTCCACTTCTGAAGGTGGAAATGTTGTAAAAATGGGTGAACTTATAAATGAAAAATTAAAACAACTAGAATCAAAAAAACCTCTTGGTATTCAAATAGGAACTATTTCAAATCAAGCTAGTGATGTTTCTTTATCAATAAACTCTTTTATGATAAATTTAGTACAAGCTGTTGCCATTGTAATTGTAGTTCTACTTATATTTATGGGATTAAGATCTGGTTTAATAATAGGAAGTGTTTTACTTGTAACTATTGTTATTACTTTTATTTTTATGCCATTATTTGATGTTTTACTAGAAAGAGTCTCTTTGGGGGCTTTAATTATTGCACTTGGAATGCTTGTTGATAATGCCATTGTTGTAGTTGATGGTATTTTAGTTCGAATAAATAAAGGAATGGATGCAAAAGAAGCTTCAAGTCAAGTCGTAAAACAAACAGCCTTACCACTTCTTGCAGCAACTATTGTAGCAATTCTAGCTTTTGGAGCTATTGGTTTATCTGATGATGCTACAGGTGAGTTTACTCAATCCCTTTTTTATGTTGTATTGATTTCTCTACTTTTATCTTGGGTTACTGCTATGACATTAACTCCAATTTTAGCAGTGCAGTTTTTAAAACCTTCAAATCAAAAGAAAAAAAATAATGAAGAAGAAAAAGAAGAATATACTTCATTTATCTATAAATCATACTCAGCACTTTTAAAATTTGCAATTAATCATAGATTTATCATAATTATAATTGCACTTGCAATGTTTACAGCTTCCATTATGGGCTTTAAATATGTAAAACAAAGTTTTTTCCCTGATTCTTCACGGCCTCAGATTATTGTTGATTATTTTCTTCCTCAAGGAAGTTCGATTGAAACAACATCTAAGTATGTGAGTTCTTTAAATAAAGATATTCTAAATATACATGGAGTTAAGCATATTTCTACTTTTGTAGGAAGTGGTGCATTAAGGTTTCTTCTTACTTATGATCCTGAAAAACCAAATTCTGCTTTTGCCCAAATGTTAATTGATGTAGAAGATTATAAGCACTCTGATAAAATAATTAAAGATATTGAAACTTTAGGAAAAAATAGATACCCAGATATGAATGTATATGGAAAAAAATTTATTTTAGGACCTGGAGGTGGAGGAAAAGTTCAGGCAAAAATATTTGGTAATGATTTAGATAAACTCAGAGTTTATGAAGAAAAAGTTTATAAAATTATAGAACAATCACCATATTCAAAAGGTACTAGAAGCGATTGGAGAAATAAAGTAAAAGTCTTAAAACCTGTGATCTCTTATGAAAAAGCTAATTTAAATGGCATTACAAAAGATTCAATTGCCAATGCAATATTAGATACTTTCCAAGGTAGAACAATTGGGATTTATCGAGATGGGAAAGAGCTTTTACCTATAATTTTAAGATCAACACAAAGTGAAAGAAGTGACATAAAAAATATTGAAAGTATTCAAATATTTTCAAATGTTGCAAATAAAATGATTCCTTTAAAGCAATTAATTACTTCATATGAAACAGTTTTTGAAGATGATATTATTTATAAATATAATAGAACAAGAGCAATTACAATTCACTCAGACCCAATTGAAGGTAAACTTGCAAATGATTTACTTTTTGATGTAAAAGACAAAATTGATAGTATTGATTTTGAAGATGGATATTATGTGCAATGGCATGGACAATATAAAAGTTCAAAAGATTCACAAAAACCAATTATTGAATCTTTACCACTATTTTTTATTATTATGGTTTTAATTATAATTGCGTTATTTAACTCAATTAAAAAAACATTAGTAATTTGGTTGGCTGTTCCTTTCGCACTTATTGGTGTTGTAATTGGTTTACTTGTTATGGATTTACCTTTTGGGTTTATGTCCCTACTTGGTTTTTTATCTCTTTCGGGAATGTTAATTAAAAATGCAATTGTTTTAATTGATGAAATAACACTAGAAAATGAAATAAATAAAATGCCTTTAAACAAAGCCATTCATCATTCAGGAATCAATAGATTAAGAGCTGTTACAATGGCTGCACTTACGACAGCTTTAGGAATGATTCCTTTAGTCTCAGATCCATTTTTTGCATCAATGGCAGTTGTTATAATATTTGGTTTAGTAGTAGCTACTTTCTTAACAATGATTTTAGTTCCTGTATTTTATGCAATAATTTTTAAAGCTGAGAAATTATAA
- a CDS encoding dicarboxylate/amino acid:cation symporter, with amino-acid sequence MKDLLKKLWFQVIIGMFLGVGIGLLLSPTAFALISKDLAFAIAPWVALVGNIFLALIQMIVIPLVMSSIILGITSAEDTQTLKVLGLKIAPYFVFTTITAVTIGICITYFIQPGNFVSADIINQISSTQVVLKETSVLKDISIPDMIVDLIPVNSVKERLDGNILAFVILSIFIGVALMSMKEDDAKPLKDLAKSLQAFSLTVVSWAMKLAPYAVFGLLCNITIKIGFDAISSMSMYVFTVILGLLALLCFYLIIVYLSSNIKPLDFLKRIREVQLMAFSTSSSAAVMPLSMKTAEEELNIPSPISKFVIPLGATINMDGTALYQVSAAIFLTQLFGIDLDLIDVVILAVTTVGASIGAPSTPGVGIIILATILQGLGVPPDGVALILGVDRILDMCRTTINVTGDLTATIVMKKLVSLSSNSEELARKISDKS; translated from the coding sequence ATGAAAGACTTATTAAAAAAATTATGGTTTCAAGTAATTATTGGAATGTTTTTAGGTGTAGGAATTGGATTATTACTTTCACCTACTGCTTTTGCTTTAATATCAAAAGACTTAGCTTTTGCAATTGCTCCTTGGGTTGCATTAGTTGGTAATATTTTTTTAGCTTTAATTCAAATGATTGTAATTCCCTTGGTTATGAGTTCAATTATTTTAGGAATTACAAGTGCAGAGGATACTCAAACATTAAAAGTATTAGGTTTGAAAATTGCTCCATATTTTGTATTTACAACAATAACCGCAGTTACAATTGGAATTTGTATAACATATTTTATACAACCAGGAAATTTTGTATCTGCTGATATTATAAATCAAATTTCATCTACACAAGTTGTTTTAAAAGAGACATCAGTTTTAAAGGATATTTCTATTCCTGATATGATTGTTGATTTAATTCCTGTAAATAGTGTAAAAGAAAGACTTGATGGTAATATTTTAGCTTTTGTAATTTTATCTATTTTTATAGGTGTGGCTTTAATGAGTATGAAAGAAGATGATGCAAAACCTTTAAAAGACTTAGCAAAATCTTTACAAGCTTTTTCTCTAACTGTTGTTTCATGGGCTATGAAATTAGCACCATATGCAGTTTTTGGATTGTTATGTAATATCACAATTAAAATTGGTTTTGATGCGATTTCTTCAATGTCGATGTATGTATTTACTGTGATTTTAGGCTTGCTTGCTCTTCTTTGTTTTTATTTGATTATTGTTTATTTAAGTTCAAATATTAAACCTTTAGACTTTTTAAAAAGAATAAGAGAAGTTCAATTAATGGCTTTTTCAACTTCTTCTTCAGCTGCTGTAATGCCTTTGTCTATGAAAACAGCAGAAGAAGAGTTAAATATTCCAAGTCCTATTTCTAAGTTTGTAATACCTTTGGGAGCTACAATTAATATGGATGGAACAGCACTTTATCAAGTAAGTGCTGCAATATTTTTAACACAACTTTTTGGAATTGATTTAGATTTAATTGATGTTGTTATTTTAGCAGTTACAACTGTTGGTGCTTCAATTGGAGCGCCTAGTACTCCCGGAGTTGGAATAATAATACTTGCAACAATTCTTCAAGGTTTAGGTGTACCACCTGATGGGGTTGCACTTATTTTAGGAGTTGATAGAATTTTAGATATGTGTAGAACGACTATAAATGTAACAGGAGATTTAACAGCTACAATTGTTATGAAAAAATTAGTTTCACTTTCAAGTAATTCTGAAGAATTAGCAAGAAAAATAAGTGATAAAAGCTAA
- a CDS encoding YceI family protein — translation MKLVKLGLASILTASALFGATFNVDKTHSSVGFKVKHMMISNVTGQFDNFKGSFEYDETKNVLESLKGTVEVASINTANAKRDNHLKESDFFAAEQFPEITFVLNKVDGDKAFGKLTMRGVTKDVELEVETSGRTIKDTRGKIRVGVTLEGEVNRFDYGIKYNSLLEAGGVAIGEKVKLIIELAGVKAQ, via the coding sequence ATGAAATTAGTAAAATTAGGATTAGCATCGATATTAACAGCAAGTGCACTTTTTGGAGCAACATTTAATGTAGATAAGACTCACTCAAGTGTTGGATTTAAAGTAAAACACATGATGATTTCAAATGTTACTGGACAATTTGATAATTTTAAAGGTTCATTTGAGTATGACGAAACTAAAAATGTTTTAGAATCTCTAAAAGGTACTGTTGAAGTAGCTTCTATTAATACAGCAAATGCAAAAAGAGATAATCACTTAAAAGAATCTGATTTCTTTGCAGCAGAACAATTTCCAGAAATTACTTTTGTATTAAATAAAGTTGATGGAGATAAAGCTTTTGGAAAACTTACTATGAGAGGTGTTACAAAAGACGTTGAACTTGAAGTAGAAACAAGTGGAAGAACAATCAAAGATACAAGAGGAAAAATTAGAGTTGGTGTTACACTTGAAGGAGAGGTTAATAGATTTGATTACGGAATTAAATATAACTCTTTATTAGAAGCAGGTGGTGTTGCTATTGGTGAAAAAGTAAAACTAATCATCGAATTAGCAGGTGTTAAAGCTCAATAA
- a CDS encoding pyridoxal-phosphate-dependent aminotransferase family protein has product MLLTPGPTPVPEFVRKAMADITIHHRTPEFEAIFAQTRELLFELYGMDEVVMLASSGSGAMEACITNLTHKKALTINSGKFGERFGKICKAFDIEYTEIKNEWNKAVSVEEVLYALDQDQDIDAIFIQICESAGGLRHPVEEIAQAVKKLNRDISIIADGITAIGVEKIDTSKLDAVITGSQKALMLPPGLAVIGLSNDAVAKIEKKSRGFYFNLATEIKQQRKNTTAWTAATTLIIGLREILSNIKENGGFDALYTKTALRAKSSRKALKAIGCEIYPTTPANSMTTVYTEHAPAIRKILKTKYDVNIAGGQDHIKTLIFRINHMGLVEDNEAAWVLNAVELALDELKIREFDGTANRVFSTNMFKGN; this is encoded by the coding sequence ATGTTATTAACTCCAGGACCTACTCCTGTACCAGAATTCGTAAGAAAAGCCATGGCTGATATTACAATTCATCATAGAACTCCAGAGTTTGAAGCTATTTTTGCCCAAACTAGAGAACTATTATTTGAACTATATGGAATGGATGAAGTTGTAATGCTTGCATCTAGTGGTTCAGGAGCTATGGAAGCTTGTATCACAAACTTAACACACAAAAAAGCCCTTACTATTAATTCAGGAAAATTTGGTGAAAGATTTGGAAAAATATGCAAAGCTTTTGACATTGAATATACTGAAATTAAAAATGAATGGAATAAAGCAGTATCAGTCGAAGAAGTACTGTATGCTTTAGATCAAGACCAAGATATTGATGCAATATTTATTCAAATTTGTGAAAGTGCTGGAGGATTAAGACATCCAGTAGAAGAAATTGCACAAGCTGTTAAAAAGTTGAATAGAGATATATCTATTATTGCTGATGGAATCACTGCAATTGGTGTTGAAAAAATTGATACCTCAAAACTAGATGCTGTAATTACAGGTAGTCAAAAAGCTTTAATGCTTCCACCAGGACTTGCAGTAATTGGTTTATCAAATGATGCAGTTGCAAAAATAGAAAAAAAATCAAGAGGTTTTTATTTTAATTTAGCAACTGAAATTAAACAACAAAGAAAAAATACAACAGCTTGGACAGCTGCCACAACACTTATTATAGGTTTACGAGAAATTTTATCTAATATAAAAGAAAATGGTGGTTTTGATGCACTTTATACTAAAACTGCATTAAGAGCTAAGTCTTCAAGAAAAGCATTAAAAGCAATTGGTTGTGAAATATATCCAACAACTCCTGCTAATTCTATGACTACTGTGTATACAGAACATGCACCAGCTATTAGAAAAATATTAAAAACAAAATATGATGTAAATATAGCAGGTGGACAAGATCATATAAAAACATTAATTTTTAGAATTAATCATATGGGATTAGTTGAAGATAATGAAGCTGCATGGGTTTTAAATGCAGTTGAGTTAGCACTTGATGAATTAAAAATAAGAGAATTTGATGGAACTGCAAATAGAGTATTTTCTACAAATATGTTCAAAGGAAATTAG